A genome region from Myroides fluvii includes the following:
- the pstC gene encoding phosphate ABC transporter permease subunit PstC, which yields MKYKVRISLDIVFQYIFKATGLLVLCLLGGILALLIYNSFSFFAAVKPLDFITGMEWNPTAKTPAYGMLPLILSTTLVTFGAMLIAIPLGIGTAAFISEYAGTRLKNILKPAIEMLAAVPSVVIGFLGIVVVSPGLADMAGLPNGLNALNGAILLAVMALPTIITIAEDAIHAVPKTYKEASYGVGATKWQTLRKVIIPAAAPGIISAIMLGVGRAIGETMTVLMATGNAALIPSGFFDSVKTMTATIAIEMGEVPYQTTHYYGLYALATVLFFMTLIANLVGEYFINRLRKYHAA from the coding sequence ATGAAATATAAAGTTAGAATAAGTTTAGATATTGTCTTTCAATATATCTTTAAAGCGACAGGGCTTTTAGTCCTTTGTTTGTTAGGCGGAATTTTAGCCTTGTTAATTTACAATTCTTTTTCCTTTTTTGCAGCTGTAAAGCCCCTTGATTTCATCACGGGTATGGAATGGAATCCGACAGCCAAAACGCCAGCTTATGGGATGCTTCCTTTAATCTTGAGCACAACGCTTGTCACTTTTGGAGCCATGTTAATTGCTATTCCTTTGGGCATTGGTACGGCTGCTTTTATCTCTGAATATGCCGGTACGCGATTGAAAAACATTTTAAAACCAGCGATTGAAATGTTAGCTGCTGTTCCTTCTGTTGTGATTGGATTTCTTGGTATTGTTGTCGTAAGTCCAGGTTTAGCCGATATGGCTGGATTACCCAACGGATTAAATGCATTAAACGGCGCCATTCTACTTGCTGTTATGGCTTTGCCAACCATTATCACCATTGCAGAAGATGCGATTCACGCCGTACCTAAAACCTATAAAGAAGCGAGTTATGGCGTTGGAGCAACCAAGTGGCAAACCCTGCGAAAAGTGATTATTCCCGCAGCTGCTCCTGGTATTATCTCAGCGATTATGTTGGGGGTAGGTCGCGCTATTGGAGAAACAATGACCGTGTTAATGGCTACAGGTAATGCCGCCTTAATTCCGTCTGGATTCTTCGATTCGGTAAAAACCATGACCGCAACAATCGCCATTGAAATGGGTGAAGTACCCTACCAAACCACGCACTACTACGGATTATACGCCTTAGCTACAGTACTGTTTTTCATGACTTTAATAGCGAATCTTGTAGGTGAATATTTTATCAACCGATTAAGAAAATACCATGCAGCTTAA
- the pstA gene encoding phosphate ABC transporter permease PstA, which translates to MQLNKFKLSSIIEWGTLVGTTLIVCFFLVVILLEIVSKGAGSISWEFISSVPKEGMTKGGILTPIIGTVLITLITALFSIPFGVCCAIYLNEYAENNWLTRIIRAAIRNLSGVPSIIYGLFGLALFVQTLQLGTSLLAAGLTLGLLSLPYIITTTEEALMQIPNSTREAALAVGATKFETIKDVVIPSAVPGILTGVVLTLSRAAGETAPILFTGAAFYISDTNGYINQEFMALPYHLYMLSTQHQSIDEVRPIAYGTALILILVVFLLNLSAFYIRYKFRKNEN; encoded by the coding sequence ATGCAGCTTAATAAATTTAAATTATCTTCTATCATTGAATGGGGAACCCTTGTTGGAACAACGCTTATCGTTTGCTTTTTCTTGGTTGTTATCCTCTTGGAAATTGTCAGCAAAGGAGCAGGAAGTATCTCTTGGGAATTCATCTCTAGCGTTCCTAAAGAAGGAATGACTAAAGGGGGAATTTTAACTCCAATCATTGGAACTGTACTCATTACACTCATCACGGCCTTGTTCAGTATTCCCTTTGGTGTATGTTGTGCAATCTATTTGAATGAATATGCGGAAAACAACTGGTTAACGCGTATCATTCGTGCAGCTATTCGAAATTTATCGGGTGTACCTTCTATTATATACGGTTTGTTTGGATTGGCTTTATTTGTGCAAACCCTTCAATTGGGAACTTCCCTTCTGGCAGCGGGATTGACCTTAGGTCTACTGTCTCTTCCGTACATTATCACCACCACAGAAGAGGCTTTAATGCAAATTCCCAACAGTACCAGAGAAGCGGCTTTGGCTGTGGGTGCTACTAAATTTGAAACCATTAAAGACGTGGTAATTCCTTCTGCTGTTCCAGGTATTTTAACAGGTGTTGTACTTACCCTGTCAAGAGCAGCTGGAGAAACCGCTCCCATCCTATTTACGGGAGCCGCCTTTTACATCAGCGATACCAACGGATACATCAACCAAGAGTTTATGGCACTTCCGTATCACTTATATATGTTATCTACACAACACCAATCCATTGATGAAGTAAGACCGATTGCTTATGGAACAGCTTTAATCTTAATTCTTGTGGTGTTTTTATTAAACTTAAGCGCATTTTATATCCGTTATAAATTCAGAAAAAATGAAAACTAA
- the pstB gene encoding phosphate ABC transporter ATP-binding protein PstB codes for MKTKLSANNLNISFGSKHVLKNVSVQFEENKITALIGPSGCGKSTLLRSFNRMHDLVPYAKIQGTIQLEDQDIYAKNIPVTEIRKRIGMVFQKANPFPKSIYDNIAYGLKINNLPHDKSVIEKALTEAFLWDEVKDDLKMPAHRLSGGQQQRLCIARAVALRPEVILMDEPCSALDPVSTIKIEELILHLKEKYTIAIVTHNMQQAQRIADQTYFMYLGEVKESGLTQDIFENPKHEMTKNYINGVFG; via the coding sequence ATGAAAACTAAATTATCAGCGAACAACTTAAACATTAGCTTTGGAAGCAAACACGTTTTAAAGAATGTAAGTGTACAATTTGAAGAAAATAAAATTACCGCTTTAATTGGTCCTTCTGGATGTGGAAAAAGTACGTTATTGCGCAGCTTTAATCGCATGCACGACTTGGTTCCTTATGCTAAAATTCAGGGAACAATCCAATTAGAAGATCAAGATATCTATGCAAAAAATATACCCGTAACAGAAATTAGAAAACGCATTGGAATGGTGTTTCAAAAGGCAAATCCCTTTCCGAAGAGCATCTATGACAATATTGCTTACGGTTTGAAAATAAACAACCTTCCGCACGACAAAAGTGTGATTGAAAAAGCGTTGACAGAGGCCTTCTTATGGGATGAAGTAAAGGACGATTTAAAAATGCCTGCGCATCGTTTATCAGGAGGACAACAACAACGCCTTTGTATTGCCAGAGCCGTGGCGCTGCGTCCAGAAGTTATTTTAATGGATGAGCCTTGTTCGGCATTAGATCCAGTGAGTACGATTAAAATTGAGGAATTAATTCTTCATCTAAAAGAGAAATACACCATTGCCATTGTGACGCACAATATGCAACAAGCCCAACGCATCGCAGATCAAACGTATTTCATGTATTTAGGAGAAGTAAAAGAAAGTGGTTTAACCCAAGATATTTTTGAAAATCCGAAACACGAAATGACGAAGAATTACATCAATGGGGTGTTTGGGTAA